Below is a genomic region from Helianthus annuus cultivar XRQ/B chromosome 2, HanXRQr2.0-SUNRISE, whole genome shotgun sequence.
gatctaatggtcataagccttatacCACCCCTAAAATACCagtaggctataatgccatgggtccCAACAGGTGATATACCCTCTAGAAAATATTGATATTTTGATCTTAAAAGAAGTAAAACAAAGGCAAATTTATAACGATTTGATTTACATAATTGCGAGCCATTACTACTCACCCCACAATATGGGCCAGTTACTGTAACCGGTTGTGAGTGTATGGAAGATCTTCATTGCAGTTACCCTACGTTGTATTTGATAGCATCAAAATTTGTTtgacaatttttttattttactagTGGGgagcccgcgcgttgcggcgggtcgACAATTTACAATGGTATACATTTGGGTGTAAAGACAATTACTTAAACCATCAAGTACATATGTTTGTATGATTTTTGTGATTTTCTATTTAAAAGTGGTTATGTAACTAACACACCCAACAAAAAATAGTGATCTTCTTTATCATACACAGCTCCTGCTACTTTTCCTCCCTACTTTTGACCCATAAAAACTTAAGTTTAAGGCTCAAATAATAAGCCACCAAATCCAGGTTATACCACTTCAAGTTTAggagtttattaaataaaaactaACATAATTTTCCTAATTGTCACCAGATCAGATTTATGAGCAACGTTTGCAACTCCTCCCGCGACAACCCGGAGGGCTTATGATCAACTTCATGCGCGTCAACTCTAAAAAGTTCTGATTTGGCAATGAACCCGATAACGGCATAAACTATCAAAAAAATAAAGGGTGACAGTGGAGATTATGCAAAGGAGAGAGAGGGGTGGAGGAGGAAGCACCATTTTTGATAATCAGAAAGAAGGAATGGAAGTTGGTTGTGTTTGGAAAATAAATAACAAAGAAGGTGAGGAGTTGTTAAAAGTATATAAAATTGGGTTTGACCCTATTTAAATATATTGGTTGGGTTGGAAGGCATCTGTTGACTTTGTTGATTGTTAGCTTCAACTACAAATAATGGATGAACCTGCAGAGGACTATGTCAATCATTGAACACCAAATCACAATGATCATACTTTGTAATATATTCCGTTATTATATAATCTAACATGACATTTTCTTTAACTTATGCTTTAAAAAGGTTCCTTAATCCAGATTATAACTGTCAATCCATTGAAAGAAAAACACAGGTTCAAGTTCCTTTGAAATTCAGTAGAATCCATTGACAAACAACACTAAAAGAAATCAATCTCAAAGTAGTTACCGGAAGGTTTCACATCTACTCCCACCATTTCCGGTACCGGTTTCGGTACATCCGGCGGAGTAGCGCAGCGCATCAGCGCCCAGTTCACGCTCTGAAAAAACGGGTGCTGTTTGATCTCGGTTGCCCCTCGTTTATACGCCAGCCGATGCTGCGGCTCCTTCACAAGTAACCCCCTGATCAAATCCCTCGCCGCAAAACTAACCGAAGGCGAATCGGGAAACCTCAACGGTTGCCCGACAACGTTAAACAAAGTGGCCCGGTTACCATTCCCCTTGAACGGAGTTTTCCCGAACAAAAGCTCGTAAAGAAATATCCCGACCGTCCACTCAACCGCGCTGCCATGACCTTCGCCTTTGATGATCTCCGGAGCTAAATACTCGTGGGTCCCGACAAACGACATTGATTGGGCGCTCGTGGGCTCTGCAATGAGGATTAAATTAGTAATCATGAGTCAACGTTTCATTTGCAAGCGGGAAAAATGTAAATTCAtgaaaggaattaaacatgagagcCTGGGATTACATTCCTGCGATACACCAACCCTCCTTATAAGTAATCATTTCTTGAAGAACAAGCAGACATGTTGTTACCTGATCAAACAAGATTCTATACGTGTTCAGATCATGGTACAGTGATTGCCCTTTGTTGCAGCAGTACTCTAATGCTTGTGCCAAATATAATGCCACCCGTAACCGCATAGCCCATTTTAGTGGTTGGCTTTCCCCTAGATTCGTATAAATATAAGTTCACATATATATAATGGTTATAGAACTTTGTTATATTGAAAAAAAGGACTCACAATGAAATATATGCTTGGATAAAGTTTCATTAGACATGAACTCTGCCACCAGCAATCTCTCATCTCCTTCACAGCAGCATCCCAACAAATTTGCTAATCTTTGGCTCCTAAGTTGCCTAAGTGTTCTTGCTTCATCCTAGAAACACAATATCACATACATGTTCCACTTGATGCAAACTATATGCATATGCACATATACATACAAGATGCATAAAAAGATCAAATAACAGTCTACGGATGGCAAACGAACCCGAATCCGATGAATAACCTCCAAAACCCATATTTCTTATACTTCTAATTTCctttagtaataataataataaattaataatataaaaaaataaaatagtaaGAGATGTATCTGAACATTCTAATTACTAACGggtgatttttaataaattaacgGGCATACTCCATGGGTAAATATCCGACAAATGGTATCAGGTCGAGTATTGACATAGTGTTCCTATAGCCATCCCTAAACCACCAAAACCATATACAAAAACAGAAGGCAAGGGGTGTAACATAACATACAAGAAACTGGCGAGTATCAGGCCAAGCCGACTTGTTAAACCGCTTAATAGCGATCAAGCGATCACTATCAGCCAGCTTTCCTTTATACACAACATTAGGCGCTTTCTCACCATGCTCAGACACAACATTCTCCACAGAAAACCCTCCAGTCGTAGCTTTTAATTCCTCTAATTTATAATCCCTAAAAGCCGGCAACTTTAGCTTATCATTCTCCCCATTACAGTTCTAtgagacatttcatcaaacaggtTATGTGCATTAACTAACAAACATACATATATCAAATAGTAGATGATCAAACACGTACCCTGTTCAGATGAACGAAAAACATGAATAACAAGCACCCACTGATTACTTGTTTTCTCTGATTTAGCAGGAAACGAAGTCGAAGTTTCGTGACCACCATCATCTGGGACCGATCTGTTTCGTGGTAGGAGAAAAAAATAGGATGATCGATGAGATC
It encodes:
- the LOC110910097 gene encoding serine/threonine-protein kinase BSK3, with the translated sequence MMVVTKLRLRFLLNQRKQVISGCLLFMFFVHLNRNCNGENDKLKLPAFRDYKLEELKATTGGFSVENVVSEHGEKAPNVVYKGKLADSDRLIAIKRFNKSAWPDTRQFLDEARTLRQLRSQRLANLLGCCCEGDERLLVAEFMSNETLSKHIFHWESQPLKWAMRLRVALYLAQALEYCCNKGQSLYHDLNTYRILFDQSPRAPNQCRLSGPTSI